The following proteins are encoded in a genomic region of Acidobacteriota bacterium:
- a CDS encoding threonine synthase — translation MNVTHLECALCGLRHEANTLQNLCTTCGKPLLVRYDLERASLGLTRESLATRESSLWRYREVLPVVDEANIVSLGEGWTPLFKTDRLAATLPIKLDLYIKDEGQNPTQSFKARGMTAAISMAKELGVTKLAVPSAGNAAGAMAAYAALAGMEANIFMPADTPRANIVECQQTGANVTLIDGLITDCGKIVAKRMDEMGWFDVSTLKEPYRVEGKKTMGYELAEQFDFKLPDVILYPTGGGTGLIGMWKAFDEMEQMGWIGSERPRMVSVQSETCAPIVRAFEKGERFADEFENASTVASGLRVPKCIGDFLILDAIRASNGTAITVTDAELTAAVAELGALTGIFTAPEGAACLPALRKLIANGTVGEGESVVIFNTGSGVKYLEAFS, via the coding sequence ATGAACGTTACTCATCTCGAATGTGCCTTGTGCGGCTTACGGCACGAGGCGAATACTCTACAAAATCTCTGCACAACCTGCGGAAAACCTTTGCTTGTTCGTTATGACCTCGAGCGTGCATCCCTGGGATTGACGAGGGAATCGTTGGCGACGAGAGAATCTTCGCTGTGGCGGTATCGCGAGGTGTTGCCCGTCGTCGATGAAGCGAATATCGTTTCGCTTGGCGAAGGTTGGACGCCTTTGTTCAAGACGGACAGGCTCGCGGCGACATTGCCGATCAAACTCGATCTCTACATTAAGGACGAAGGCCAGAATCCGACGCAGTCTTTTAAGGCTCGCGGTATGACGGCCGCGATCTCGATGGCAAAAGAACTTGGTGTGACAAAACTCGCAGTTCCATCCGCCGGTAACGCTGCCGGAGCGATGGCTGCGTATGCCGCACTCGCCGGCATGGAAGCCAACATCTTCATGCCCGCCGACACGCCGCGAGCGAACATCGTCGAATGCCAACAGACCGGAGCCAACGTCACTCTCATCGACGGCCTCATCACCGATTGCGGCAAGATCGTGGCCAAACGCATGGACGAAATGGGCTGGTTCGACGTCTCCACCCTAAAAGAGCCCTACCGCGTCGAAGGGAAAAAGACGATGGGATACGAACTCGCTGAACAATTCGATTTCAAACTTCCTGACGTTATTCTCTATCCTACCGGCGGAGGTACGGGGCTGATCGGTATGTGGAAAGCCTTTGACGAGATGGAGCAGATGGGCTGGATCGGGAGCGAGCGTCCGCGAATGGTTTCGGTGCAGTCCGAGACGTGTGCGCCGATAGTCAGAGCTTTCGAAAAAGGCGAACGCTTTGCCGACGAGTTCGAAAACGCCTCGACCGTCGCCTCCGGGCTTCGCGTGCCAAAGTGCATCGGCGATTTCCTCATCCTCGACGCCATCCGGGCCTCAAATGGCACCGCGATCACCGTCACCGACGCCGAACTAACCGCCGCCGTCGCCGAGCTCGGAGCCCTAACAGGCATCTTCACCGCCCCCGAAGGCGCCGCCTGCCTTCCGGCATTGAGAAAACTGATAGCAAACGGAACCGTCGGCGAGGGCGAGTCCGTGGTGATCTTTAATACGGGATCGGGCGTGAAATATCTCGAAGCGTTCTCTTAA
- a CDS encoding ABC transporter permease has translation MNSLVFSNMLHRPARTVVSIIGIGIGILLIVFTVGLANGSLRERAKREANVGAEIMLRASGSVGLSGSESLRLPVTMEQEIEKVEGIQSAVAIAQNTVSVKDANTGTRLVDGIDYDKYAAIAGLQIVKGRPLGSSGDEIICDAAWMTQKKLSIGDDIPLYERNFKLVGVYEPGAGARTKIPLATMQDQLGSEGKASAILIKVKDGFTVDTAAANLQAKFPNEQIILTRELEELYMQSIPALNVFLNVVIGVAGVISALIILLTMYTTVTERTRQIGVLKSLGMSKMNIAWTIVQESLLISFGGILFGLIATWVLSIALAKWSTLNVQIESQVVVSILVVGLVSGVIGALYPGMRAARLDAVEALNYD, from the coding sequence ATGAACAGTCTGGTGTTTTCAAATATGCTTCACCGCCCGGCACGGACGGTTGTTAGCATCATAGGGATCGGGATCGGTATTTTGCTGATCGTTTTTACGGTTGGTTTGGCGAACGGCAGTTTGCGGGAGCGTGCCAAGCGTGAGGCGAATGTAGGTGCCGAGATCATGCTGCGGGCTTCGGGAAGCGTCGGTCTGAGCGGTTCTGAGTCGCTCCGATTGCCCGTGACGATGGAGCAAGAGATCGAAAAGGTCGAGGGGATCCAGTCGGCTGTTGCCATCGCTCAAAACACCGTTTCAGTCAAAGATGCTAACACCGGAACGCGTCTTGTTGACGGTATTGATTATGATAAATACGCCGCCATCGCCGGTCTCCAGATCGTGAAGGGCCGCCCGCTCGGCAGTTCGGGCGATGAGATCATCTGTGACGCGGCCTGGATGACGCAGAAGAAACTCTCCATCGGCGACGACATACCGCTGTATGAGCGCAACTTTAAGCTTGTGGGCGTTTACGAGCCGGGAGCAGGTGCCAGGACCAAGATTCCGCTCGCAACGATGCAGGATCAGCTTGGAAGCGAAGGTAAGGCCTCGGCGATCTTGATCAAGGTCAAAGATGGATTTACGGTCGATACGGCCGCTGCAAATTTGCAGGCCAAATTCCCAAACGAACAGATCATCTTGACTCGCGAACTCGAAGAGCTCTATATGCAGAGCATTCCCGCATTGAATGTATTCCTGAATGTCGTTATTGGTGTCGCGGGGGTGATCAGTGCTCTGATCATTTTGCTGACAATGTACACGACGGTAACTGAACGAACGCGGCAGATCGGTGTGCTCAAATCACTTGGAATGTCGAAGATGAATATTGCGTGGACGATCGTGCAGGAATCATTACTGATCAGTTTCGGTGGGATCCTATTCGGACTTATAGCGACTTGGGTACTGAGTATTGCGTTGGCGAAATGGAGTACGTTAAATGTCCAGATCGAATCGCAAGTTGTGGTCAGTATTCTTGTCGTCGGGCTCGTGAGCGGCGTGATCGGCGCGTTATATCCCGGCATGCGGGCTGCACGGCTCGATGCCGTCGAAGCTCTCAACTACGACTAG
- a CDS encoding bifunctional transaldolase/phosoglucose isomerase, whose translation MLNTFHYSLPDEIRNAVISKTNSWQEADKIGRIWRKDATVWTGSDEAKWLGWLEIVGEELNDLQKYRDLQTDLATAGFSDVLLMGMGGSSLCPEVLAMTFGKTNFHILDSTVPAQVKATEDKLDIERTLFIVASKSGSTLEPNCFKQYFFERVVGIVGRENAGKQLIKITDPGSKMEQVAKADGFRHIFYGKPQIGGRFSALSAFGMTAAASMGLNVAQFLTSANEMVAACRNEDAATNPGAILGLILGTCHAKGRDKLTIFTSPEIHDLGAWMEQLVAESTGKNGVSIIPVDREPLQPTEKYGNDRVFAFLSLKDSPAMDDAYNNIAAVHPAIRVELESKDNLGQEFFRWEFATAVAGAVMSLNPFDQPDVESAKIEARKITDEYKRFGSLSHEKAFYEANGVSLFTSSEYVEQLGELSSIPSILDAHFAQIVTGDYFAILGYLEMNAETETLLQTIREKVLARTGAATCLGFGPRFLHSTGQAYKGGANDGVFLQITSDDAFDLAVPGQQYTFGVVKTAQSRGDFQVLLDRGRRALRVHLGSDVVGGLKSLNDLI comes from the coding sequence ATGCTTAACACATTTCACTATTCCCTACCTGACGAGATCAGGAACGCAGTCATTTCAAAAACAAATTCCTGGCAAGAAGCCGACAAGATCGGCCGCATCTGGCGAAAGGACGCGACGGTCTGGACGGGCAGCGATGAGGCCAAATGGCTCGGGTGGCTCGAAATCGTCGGTGAAGAACTCAACGATCTGCAAAAATACCGCGATCTCCAGACCGATCTCGCAACCGCAGGTTTTTCTGACGTTCTGCTGATGGGAATGGGCGGATCTTCGCTATGTCCTGAGGTGCTCGCAATGACCTTTGGAAAGACAAATTTTCACATTCTCGATTCGACTGTTCCGGCTCAGGTCAAGGCGACCGAGGATAAACTGGACATCGAGAGAACACTGTTCATTGTCGCGAGCAAGTCAGGCTCCACGCTTGAACCGAATTGTTTTAAGCAGTATTTCTTCGAACGCGTCGTCGGGATAGTTGGGCGGGAAAATGCCGGAAAACAGTTGATTAAGATCACCGATCCGGGCTCGAAAATGGAACAAGTCGCGAAGGCTGACGGCTTTCGACATATCTTCTACGGTAAGCCGCAGATCGGAGGACGCTTTTCGGCATTGTCCGCCTTTGGAATGACGGCTGCGGCTTCGATGGGACTTAATGTCGCGCAGTTTCTGACCAGCGCCAACGAAATGGTCGCCGCCTGTCGCAATGAAGACGCCGCAACGAATCCCGGAGCGATACTCGGGCTTATTCTCGGCACGTGCCACGCCAAAGGCCGTGACAAGCTGACGATCTTCACGTCGCCCGAAATTCACGATCTCGGTGCGTGGATGGAGCAGCTCGTTGCCGAATCGACCGGTAAGAACGGTGTTTCGATAATTCCGGTCGATCGCGAGCCGCTCCAGCCAACGGAAAAGTATGGCAACGATCGCGTATTTGCTTTTCTCAGCTTAAAAGACAGCCCTGCGATGGACGATGCATATAACAACATCGCCGCCGTTCATCCGGCGATACGCGTCGAGCTCGAGAGTAAAGACAACCTCGGACAGGAATTCTTCCGCTGGGAATTTGCTACCGCTGTTGCGGGTGCCGTGATGAGCCTCAACCCATTCGATCAGCCCGATGTCGAATCGGCAAAGATAGAGGCACGAAAGATCACGGACGAATACAAAAGGTTCGGCTCGCTGTCCCATGAGAAGGCGTTCTATGAGGCTAACGGAGTGTCGCTATTCACGAGTTCCGAGTACGTAGAGCAGCTTGGTGAGCTTTCTTCGATTCCGTCGATACTCGACGCGCATTTTGCTCAGATCGTCACGGGAGATTATTTCGCAATTCTCGGATATCTCGAGATGAATGCTGAGACCGAAACGCTACTTCAAACTATCCGCGAGAAAGTTCTTGCCCGCACCGGTGCCGCGACATGTCTCGGGTTTGGACCGCGATTTCTACACTCGACCGGACAGGCCTACAAAGGTGGCGCAAACGACGGCGTATTCCTTCAGATAACTTCCGACGACGCCTTTGACCTTGCGGTGCCCGGACAACAATATACGTTCGGCGTGGTGAAAACCGCGCAGTCCCGAGGCGATTTTCAGGTTCTGCTGGATCGCGGGCGGAGAGCCTTACGCGTGCATCTCGGTTCGGATGTGGTCGGAGGCCTCAAGTCACTCAACGATCTGATATGA
- a CDS encoding tetratricopeptide repeat protein: protein MKIVLVLASLLASFCITGLGQSCSEKAQEVRPQLSAEAEMEYSRNLEIAARNAVSDPSADNLIWYARRKGYLGRYKDAVDALTISLEKFPGDARIYRHRGHRLITLRCFEDAVQDLEKAAAMTKGKPDEIEPDGMPNAKNIPTSTLQSNIWYHLGLAYYLKGDLKRALKAYEKCAKVSKNNDMRVATAHWQYMTMRRMGKKVAAARLLDQFKGNIEVIENDDYLTLIRLYRGERNAEDLSKILGREAKTLGSASLGYGLGNWYFYIGETEKGLDIFRKIVAGDQWASFGYIAAEAELARQPRK from the coding sequence ATGAAAATCGTGCTCGTGCTGGCCAGCCTGCTGGCGTCGTTTTGTATTACCGGCCTTGGACAATCTTGCTCAGAGAAAGCTCAAGAGGTCCGTCCTCAATTGTCGGCCGAAGCCGAAATGGAATACTCGCGCAACCTCGAGATCGCCGCGAGAAACGCCGTCTCAGACCCGAGTGCCGATAATCTCATCTGGTACGCCCGACGCAAAGGTTATCTCGGGCGGTACAAGGACGCGGTCGACGCCCTGACGATCTCGCTCGAAAAGTTCCCGGGCGATGCTCGCATTTATCGTCATCGCGGACATCGTCTCATTACACTTCGTTGCTTTGAAGACGCGGTACAAGACCTTGAAAAGGCAGCCGCCATGACCAAAGGCAAGCCCGACGAGATCGAGCCCGATGGGATGCCCAACGCAAAGAACATCCCTACAAGTACGCTGCAATCGAACATCTGGTACCATCTCGGGCTCGCGTACTATCTCAAGGGCGATCTAAAAAGGGCTCTGAAAGCATACGAGAAGTGTGCGAAGGTCTCAAAGAACAATGATATGCGTGTGGCGACAGCCCATTGGCAGTATATGACGATGAGACGAATGGGGAAAAAAGTAGCGGCCGCGAGGTTGCTTGATCAGTTTAAAGGCAACATCGAGGTGATCGAAAATGACGATTATCTTACCCTGATACGTCTGTATCGAGGGGAACGAAATGCCGAGGATCTCTCAAAGATCCTTGGACGAGAAGCGAAAACTCTCGGAAGTGCGTCACTCGGGTATGGACTTGGCAACTGGTATTTTTACATCGGCGAAACTGAAAAGGGGTTGGATATTTTTCGCAAGATTGTTGCCGGCGATCAATGGGCGAGTTTTGGCTATATTGCGGCTGAGGCGGAATTAGCTAGACAGCCACGAAAGTAA
- a CDS encoding inositol-3-phosphate synthase translates to MGNRTLGIAVVGIGGAVGTTMAAGVELLKKGLIGHEGLPLAELDIDGIAEYTDIVFAGWDLFGEHLAKAAEEHDVLTHKQFVAVDEALRSVKPWPAIGNDKFLSNIDGENRLSESSHRANIAKLRNDLIAFRETVDAVVVINLASTEKLAVEGNEILNSLAEFETALDDNSADISPAMLYAYAAIAERIPYGNFTPSVSVDIPALIEFAAKMAVPIAGKDGKTGQTFIKSVLAPAFRSRALRVKGWYSTNILGNRDGLALSNEDSLASKIKTKSSLLDDILGYEVEDHLVDIRYYRPRGDNKEAWDSIDITGFLGQQMQIKVNFLCKDSILAAPLAIEIARCLDLAAQRGESGIQEQLSVFFKLPMNPTGKNLEQAFHKQEDMLLSWLSS, encoded by the coding sequence ATGGGAAATCGCACATTAGGAATTGCAGTTGTGGGCATTGGCGGCGCAGTCGGGACGACGATGGCGGCGGGCGTCGAATTGCTCAAGAAAGGCCTGATCGGCCACGAAGGCCTGCCGCTCGCCGAGCTTGACATTGACGGAATAGCGGAATACACGGATATCGTCTTCGCGGGTTGGGATCTATTCGGGGAACACCTAGCCAAGGCCGCGGAAGAACATGACGTCCTCACGCACAAACAATTCGTCGCGGTCGATGAAGCCTTACGCTCCGTCAAGCCATGGCCGGCGATCGGGAATGACAAATTCCTTTCGAACATCGACGGTGAAAATCGCCTAAGCGAAAGTTCGCATCGTGCAAACATCGCTAAACTGCGAAATGATCTCATCGCGTTCCGCGAAACAGTCGATGCGGTCGTTGTCATAAACCTTGCTTCAACGGAAAAATTGGCGGTCGAGGGGAACGAAATACTCAATTCGCTCGCTGAATTCGAAACTGCTCTCGATGATAACTCGGCGGATATCTCGCCCGCGATGCTTTATGCGTACGCGGCCATCGCCGAGAGGATACCCTACGGCAATTTTACTCCGTCGGTCTCAGTAGATATTCCCGCTTTGATAGAATTTGCCGCAAAAATGGCCGTTCCGATAGCGGGCAAGGATGGCAAGACTGGCCAGACATTTATCAAATCCGTTCTCGCACCGGCCTTTCGATCGCGCGCCTTGAGGGTAAAGGGTTGGTACTCGACGAATATCCTCGGCAATCGCGATGGTTTGGCACTCTCGAACGAAGATTCTCTCGCCTCTAAGATAAAGACGAAAAGCAGTCTCCTAGACGATATTCTCGGCTACGAGGTCGAAGATCATCTCGTAGATATTCGTTATTACCGACCACGAGGCGATAACAAAGAAGCTTGGGACAGCATTGATATTACGGGGTTCCTCGGACAGCAAATGCAGATAAAGGTGAATTTTCTCTGCAAGGACTCGATTTTAGCAGCCCCGCTCGCGATAGAGATTGCCCGCTGTCTCGATCTCGCGGCACAGCGTGGCGAATCGGGAATTCAGGAGCAGCTTTCAGTCTTCTTCAAATTGCCGATGAATCCCACTGGTAAAAATCTCGAACAGGCGTTCCATAAGCAGGAAGATATGTTACTTTCGTGGCTGTCTAGCTAA
- a CDS encoding aspartate aminotransferase family protein: MSQPEQRSTVSDAVRKHKEFLFPAVATYYQEPIALVRGEGEYVWDDQGNKYLDAFGGVLTVSIGHANPRVNAAWKDQVDKISHMSTLYANGPQGDLAEKLAEITPGNLKKSFFSNSGTEADDTAILAAKIATGNNEIVVLRHSYAGRSATALSTIGHKTWKPIASQVAGIVHAAAPYCYRCPFKLEYPTCGVACADDVEELINTTTTGNIAAFMAETVLGVGGFIIPPKEYFPRVAEIARSHGGLFISDEVQAAWGRTGDKWFGIEHWGVEPDIITSAKGMGNGVPIGWTIATPEVADAFPGLTFSTFGGNPVSSAVGLAVINVIEEDDLRTNARVVGDYFHNELLKLQEKYACIGDVRGMGLMQGIELVKDRQTKEPAPDLVLRVFEETKRQGVLIGKGGLYGNVIRTGVMLNSTTDSIDKVIEALDAGLALC, translated from the coding sequence ATGAGCCAACCAGAACAAAGATCGACAGTCTCGGACGCCGTTCGTAAACACAAAGAGTTTCTTTTCCCGGCCGTTGCCACTTACTACCAAGAGCCGATCGCTTTGGTTCGCGGCGAGGGTGAGTATGTCTGGGATGATCAGGGCAATAAGTATCTAGATGCCTTTGGCGGTGTCCTCACGGTTAGCATCGGGCATGCGAATCCGCGGGTCAATGCGGCGTGGAAGGATCAGGTTGATAAGATTTCGCATATGTCGACGCTTTACGCGAACGGGCCGCAGGGCGATCTGGCGGAGAAGCTGGCGGAGATAACGCCGGGGAATTTAAAAAAGTCGTTTTTCTCGAATAGCGGAACTGAGGCCGACGACACAGCCATTCTTGCGGCGAAGATCGCGACGGGGAATAACGAGATCGTTGTTCTAAGGCACAGTTACGCAGGGCGTTCGGCGACTGCGCTTTCGACGATCGGGCATAAGACTTGGAAGCCGATCGCTTCGCAGGTAGCGGGGATCGTTCATGCGGCGGCGCCGTATTGTTATCGTTGTCCGTTCAAGCTCGAATACCCAACGTGCGGCGTCGCCTGTGCGGATGACGTCGAGGAATTGATCAACACAACGACGACCGGCAACATCGCGGCGTTTATGGCTGAGACGGTTCTTGGCGTCGGCGGATTTATCATTCCGCCAAAGGAATATTTCCCGCGTGTCGCTGAGATCGCACGCAGCCACGGCGGGTTGTTTATCTCCGACGAAGTCCAGGCCGCCTGGGGCCGGACGGGCGATAAATGGTTTGGCATCGAGCATTGGGGCGTCGAGCCGGACATCATCACTTCGGCCAAAGGCATGGGCAACGGTGTGCCGATCGGCTGGACGATCGCGACGCCTGAGGTCGCCGATGCGTTCCCGGGCCTCACGTTCTCGACATTCGGTGGCAATCCCGTCTCGTCGGCGGTCGGCCTCGCGGTCATCAACGTCATCGAAGAAGACGACCTCCGCACAAACGCCCGCGTCGTCGGCGATTATTTCCATAATGAGCTGCTCAAATTGCAGGAAAAATACGCCTGTATCGGTGACGTTCGCGGCATGGGCCTGATGCAGGGCATCGAGCTCGTCAAGGACCGCCAAACAAAAGAACCGGCCCCCGACCTCGTCCTTCGCGTCTTCGAAGAAACCAAACGCCAGGGCGTCCTCATCGGCAAAGGCGGCCTCTACGGCAACGTCATCCGCACCGGCGTGATGCTCAACTCCACCACCGATTCGATCGACAAAGTCATCGAGGCGTTGGATGCCGGTTTGGCTCTTTGTTAA
- a CDS encoding amidohydrolase yields the protein MKKIFLTLSIVLLTGLFAFAQGGSPELILFNGKIFTAESNQSTVEALAIRGERILAVGSDEEIKRLAGNKTRLIDLQGKTVIPGINHAHFHFTPFPEGIQLTFDSMEPTWAETVEAIKKAVKTAPKGKWIFGTIGYNALSEKTADRFALDQISPDNPISLGAFYGHGNIVNSKAMPLLKITDDAPDVLGGYFERVSNSQKINGRSWEYAQWRPSRVLADQASDEIAIAELKKMSDEAVRFGVTSMQVMSTLSIDRFAKLLVKANLPIRVRAIPFALTFESRRDLSEFQMLSKLNFPKSKVKASGIKWILDGTPFERGSATRRPYADMPSSEGKMNFPEAEISKMLKESLNFNQQILFHCSGDQCVASVFDAMEKIKIDWKQKRVRIEHGDGVIGDLIERGRKLGVIVVQNPTHLSFVEMLYSRYSPKMDFMQSHSLIDGGMHFALGSDGPMNPYLNIMFSSIHPSRPTEAITREQAVVAYTKVAAFAEFAEKDKGSLIRGKLADLSVLSQDVFTAPVPELPKTHSILTIIGGKISYDEKLLRTQ from the coding sequence ATGAAGAAGATCTTTCTAACTCTCTCGATTGTACTTCTGACAGGCCTTTTTGCGTTCGCACAGGGCGGTTCGCCCGAACTGATCTTGTTTAACGGGAAAATATTTACTGCCGAATCTAATCAATCGACCGTCGAAGCCCTTGCGATTCGCGGCGAAAGGATCCTGGCCGTCGGATCAGATGAGGAGATCAAACGACTTGCCGGTAACAAAACTCGTTTGATCGATCTGCAGGGCAAAACTGTCATTCCCGGTATCAACCATGCTCATTTTCATTTCACGCCTTTTCCTGAGGGCATTCAATTAACATTTGACAGTATGGAGCCAACTTGGGCGGAAACTGTCGAAGCCATTAAAAAAGCGGTCAAAACTGCACCGAAGGGAAAATGGATCTTCGGTACTATCGGTTACAACGCTCTGTCCGAAAAAACGGCCGACCGTTTTGCTCTTGACCAAATTTCGCCTGACAATCCGATCTCACTAGGTGCTTTTTACGGACACGGTAATATCGTCAATTCAAAAGCTATGCCGCTTTTGAAAATTACCGATGACGCCCCCGACGTGCTGGGCGGATATTTTGAACGGGTTTCAAATTCGCAGAAGATTAACGGCAGATCTTGGGAATATGCTCAGTGGAGGCCATCAAGGGTCTTGGCCGATCAGGCTTCGGATGAAATTGCCATCGCAGAATTAAAAAAGATGTCGGACGAAGCTGTTCGATTTGGCGTTACTTCGATGCAAGTTATGTCAACTTTGAGTATTGACCGGTTTGCGAAACTATTGGTCAAGGCTAATCTGCCAATTCGGGTACGTGCCATTCCGTTTGCCCTCACTTTTGAAAGCAGGCGCGATCTGTCTGAATTTCAGATGTTGTCAAAACTCAATTTTCCAAAGTCAAAAGTTAAGGCAAGCGGCATCAAATGGATCTTGGACGGCACTCCTTTCGAACGCGGTTCAGCGACACGTCGGCCCTACGCGGATATGCCGAGTTCCGAAGGTAAAATGAACTTTCCGGAAGCAGAGATCTCTAAAATGCTAAAGGAATCGCTGAATTTCAATCAACAGATCCTCTTTCATTGTTCCGGAGATCAATGCGTCGCGTCCGTTTTTGATGCAATGGAAAAGATCAAAATTGATTGGAAGCAAAAGCGAGTCCGAATCGAACACGGGGACGGAGTTATTGGCGATCTGATCGAACGCGGCAGAAAGCTGGGCGTGATCGTTGTGCAAAATCCCACTCATTTGTCGTTTGTCGAAATGCTCTACAGCCGATATTCGCCCAAGATGGATTTCATGCAGTCTCACTCGCTCATTGATGGCGGAATGCATTTCGCACTTGGTTCAGATGGCCCGATGAACCCATATCTGAACATTATGTTTTCCTCGATCCATCCTTCAAGGCCAACCGAAGCAATAACACGCGAGCAAGCCGTGGTTGCATATACAAAGGTTGCGGCGTTTGCCGAGTTTGCCGAGAAAGACAAAGGGAGTTTGATTAGAGGGAAACTGGCGGATCTATCTGTACTTTCGCAAGACGTCTTTACAGCTCCCGTGCCTGAACTGCCGAAAACGCACAGTATACTTACGATCATCGGCGGGAAGATATCTTACGATGAGAAACTATTAAGAACGCAATAG